The segment GCGTGCCCGAAGGCACCCGGCACTGGTTTGATATGGGCCCCGAACCGGAGTTTACCTGCATTCGCCTGTTTACCAATCCCGAAGGCTGGGTAGCGGATTTTACCGGAGAGGATATTGCCGGGCGCTTGCCGCGTTTTGAGGAGCTGGAAGGTGCGGCCGTATGATCCGCGTGATTCTTACAGATATTGAGGGCACAACCAGCTCCATATCCTTTGTGCACGATGTATTGTTTCCCTACGCAGCTGAGCACCTGCCGGCGTTTGTCCGCGAACAGCAGGAAACCCCTGAGGTTTCAGAGCAGCTTGACCTGGTGGCAGAAGAGTCCGGGACAGACCGCGGGGATGTCGAAGCGCTGATTAAAACGCTCCAGGCCTGGATTCGTGAAGACCGCAAGGCGACGCCGCTCAAAGCGCTTCAGGGAATGGTCTGGGAGCAGGGTTATCAGCAGGGCGAGCTTAAAGGTCATATATACGAAGATGCCGCACAGTATCTGCAGTACTGGCACGATCGTGGCCTGCGTTTGTATGTTTACTCATCAGGCTCGGTTAAAGCTCAGAAGCTGATTTTTGGTTTTACCACGGAGGGCGATTTCACGCCGTTTTTCTCCGGTTATTTTGATACCCGGATTGGCGGCAAGAAAGAACCGGAAGCCTATCGCAATATTCTAAGTGAGCTTGGTGTAGACGCAGGAACGCTTCTGTTCCTGTCAGATGTTGAAGCCGAGTTGGAGGCCGCTGAGGCCGCCGGCATCAAAACTGCCTGGCTTATCCGGGACGGGGAACTGCCGGAAACCGAGCGTTTTGTGGCCCGGAATTTTGCAGAAGTGGACGCTCTGCTGCAAAAGCGGTAGCCGTTCGCCAGTCGGCTGGCGCCAGGAGGTAATCATGTCAGGAACTTCATTAGCCAGACTGCTTATCTCCGGCGCGATTGTGTTTCTGCTGGCGGGTTGCAACCCGTTTTCAGATGCCCGCCCAATGATGGACGAATACGTGGAGCGGGTTGGCCGGGTGCTGGACTTAGAGCCAGAGCTTTCGGAGATTCCTGCTGCAGAGCTGATGCCGAGGCGTCGTAACCGGGTGCTGCAGATGCCTGATCTGGAGCTGGGCATGCTGGACTTCCTGTCGCTCTATGGTTGTGAGCTGCAATACGTGGTTGGCGAGAAAAACTCCGTCATGGGCAAGGTGATGCAGCCCCTTAATCGCCTGCGCTATGAAGTTCGCTTTATTCGCACCGCCGGCGAGTGCCTGGAAACGGTAGACGAAGAGAAGCTTAAAGCTTTACTGCGGGAGGCCATCGCCAGCAAGCGTGAATCACTGCCAATTGCTATCTGGAACGCAACCTGGGGCGTGGAGGAGGTGGAAACACTGTTCACGCAGGCTAAGGGTGAGTATCCGGTAGAGGCTAAAGATCCGCTCTCGGATCTTGCCCGGGATGTGCGCCAGTTAAACAAAGCAGTGGGCGCGCTTCTTGAGCAAAGCCTTGATGTGGACCTGGTTTTCTGGGGCAAGGTACATCAGCGCTGGCAGGCGGAATACCTGGCAGGCCAGCTGATCAACAGTGCCCGGCTTGTGACTACCCGTCTCGGTGATGCCGCCCGCCTCATCCGCCAGCGGCTGGAGGGTCGTCCACTGTGCCTCAACGGCAAACCCAATAGCCAGTCTGATATTGTTCAGGGTATGTTCTTCAGTATCTACATCGGAAAAATTCAGCCCTATCTGGCTGACCTGCGGCGTGCCCGTACCGATCTGATAGAACCATTATCCGAGTTGGCGGTTATGCAGGCTGGCTCAATGCCTGAGCAATTCGAGGGGTGGTATCAGTCAGTGCTGGCTCTGGAAGGGAACAAAAGCGTGTGGGCGAGCCTGGATAAGGCCATTGAGACCCATACCAAAGGCTGGCAGGCGCTGCTTGAGCAGTGTGGGTTGCGGCCCGGCGCATAGGCTTCAATTTGCCCCCTCCCCCCGCCGTCAACGCTGGCTTTCCGGCGTTACCCTGAGGATTTCTTCAACGGTGGTCAGGCCGCTGGCTACTTTCTGTGCGCCGCTTAACCGCAGTGACTTCATGCCCTCCCGGTAGGCGTCCAACCGCAGCTGTTCCAGTTCACAGTGATCGGTGATCTGGCTCGTTAGCGCGCCTGAAAGTGTCATGATTTCATACACACCCGCACGGCCAAGGTAACCGGTATTACGACATTCCAGGCAGCCTACAGGTTGGTGGAACTGTTTTGGCGGCGGAGCTTTCCAGGGCTTGGTCAGAGTCTGCCAGGCCTGGATGTCAACGGGGGCCGGGGCTTTGCAGTGTGGGCACAGAGTGCGAACCAGGCGCTGGGCCATAACTCCCAGTATGGTTGCGCGAATCAGGTAGGGTGGGATGCCCAGTTCCATCATCCGGGTCAGAGCGCTTGGTGCATCGTTTGTGTGCAGTGTGGAGAGCACAAGGTGCCCGGTCAGTGCTGCCTGCACCGCCATTTCGGCGGTTTCCCGATCGCGGATTTCGCCAATCATGATGATGTCCGGATCCTGTCTCAGCAGAGCCCGGACACCGGTAGCAAAGGTCAGGTCGATATTTGTCTGGACCTGCATCTGGTTGAACGCTGGCTCAACCATCTCGATGGGATCTTCGATGGTGCAGACATTCAGCTCGGTAGAAGCGATCTGTTTCAGTGTGGAATACAGGGTTGTCGTCTTGCCGGAGCCAGTGGGGCCGGTTACCAGCACAATTCCGTGCGGCTTTGAGGTTGCCTCTTGCCAGCGCTCCCGGTCTTCGCGGCTGAACCCCAGCTGTTCATAGGATTTCAACAGTACATCCGGATCAAATATCCGCATCACCATTTTTTCCCCGAACGCCGTCGGCATGGTGGCCAGGCGCAGTTCCACTTCGCGGTTGTCGGGTTTGCGGGTTTTCAGGCGACCATCCTGCGGCCGTCGCTTTTCAGCGACGTTCAGCCGTCCCAGAATCTTAAGTCGGCTGGTAATGGCCATGCCCACGTGTTCCGGAAACTCATAAACACTGTGCAACACGCCATCAATCCGGAAACGGATATGTGTCAGCGTGCGCCTTGGCTCAATATGAATGTCGGATGCGCGCTGATCAAACGCGTACTGCAATAGCCAGTCGACAATGCGCACAACATGCTGGTCGTTGGCATCTGCGCTGTCACTGGCGCCCAAATCCAGTAGTTGCTCCAGATTCTGGTGGCCGGCGCTATTGCCCGATGTCTGGCCCCCACTGGCTTTATTGACGGAGTTTGCGAGTTGGTAAAACTCGACGGAGTAGCGGCGGATATCTTCCGGGTTCGCTACTACCCGGCGGATATCTTTGCGCACTGCCTGGCGCAGGTTGCCCTCCCAGTCTTTTTTGAAGGGTTCGGCGCTGGCTACCAGGATTTCTTCCTGCCCGATCTCTACAGCCAGAATACCGTGACGCTGGGCGAATGCGTAAGACATGACCCGGGCAATCGCAGGTGTATCTATTTTCAACGGATCAATGTGGTAATAGGGCTGATCCGCCCAGTCTGCCAGCCATTGTGTCAGCCGGTCGAGATCCAGAGTTTTTCCGCTTTTTTCACTGGTTAGTGCAGCGATCGCCACCAGTTCCAGCGGGTGACGCTTTGCCGCCCGATTGCTGGCAACCCCGAGGTTGGCAGAGAGCACCCGCTCTGCGTTGTCCTGGCTGATTTCGCCATCGCTGATCAGTGCCGTGCAGATGTCCCGCAGAGTCAGGGTGCTCCGTGGCGGTGCGGGTGGTCGCGATGGCTGCGCTGTTTTATCGGACTCGGGCATAAGGTGTCACTTTCCGGTGCTGGAGCATTTCAGCCTGTAACTGGCCGATTCACCTTAAGGTGAACCATCGCCATGGTAAACAACAGGAAGGTGAGTAACGTCACAACAACCGGGCCTGGCGCTCCCTCGCTAAGCCAGGCAGAAACCACCCCCTGAGTGAAGTAAAAGATCACCACGAAGGCCAGCCAGATATAGCCACGATTGTTGCCCCGGAAGACCGGTATTGCTAACGCCAGCAGCGGAATCAGTTTGACTGAAAGTATCAGCACTATCGAAACCCCTTCGACCGGTGCAGGGTAAAAGGTTGTAATCAGTAGGGCAGCCAGAACGGCCAGGTAAAGAAACTGGGTTGCGCGTGCGGTGTGCCGGGCTTTGGGGTTATGTAGCATGGTCGGATTCCAAAAATGTATAAAGAGCTTTACGTTGCGCGGCTGTGTTCGTGTCAGTCTGCCAATCTTAGTGCCAGCTTTGCCAGGCGTTCGCCAAAGAGCTGACAGAGCGCCTTTTCATGTTTACTCAGGGGCTGCTGTTCAGCGGTTCCGGCCCAGTGCGAGGGGCCATAAGGTGTGCCCCCGGTTGCGGTTTTACTCAGGTTTTGATCTGTGTAGGGCAGGCCACACAACACCATGCCGTGGTGAAACAGTGGCATCATCATGGTCAGCAGCGTAGTTTCCTGGCCTCCATGCAGGCTTCCGGTTGAGGTAAATGCCCCCGCCGGTTTGCCAACCAGAGCTCCACTGAGCCAGAGATCACCGGTGGTGTCCAGAAAGTGCTTGAGAGGTGCCGCCATATTGCCGAACCGGGTCGGGCTGCCGATGGCCAGGCCGGCACAGTTGGCCAGGTCAGACTTGCTGGCATAGGGAGCGCCCGCATCCGGAACCTGTGGCAGAGAGACTTCTGTATCTGGCGATACAACAGGAACGGAGCGCAATTTTGCTTCAATGCCGGTAACTCTTGCAACACCCCGGCCTATCTGGCTGGCCATTTCTGCAGTCTGCCCGTTGCGGCTGTAGTAGAGAATCAGAATGTAGGGCTGTTGCTCGGGCATGTCGGTTTCTCTCAGTCAGCGGTCGTAAAATCAGAGAATCGTCAGAACGTTTTCCGGTGGCCGGCCAAGGGCGGCTTTGCCGTTGGCGAGCACAATCGGCCGCTCAATCAGTTTCGGGGTTGCTACCATAGCAGCAATCAGCTGCGCGCGACTCAGGTCCGGGTTGTCCAGGCCAAGTTCCTTGTATTCATTTTCGCCGATCCGCATCAGTTCTCGGGGCTGGCGGCCGAGCGTTTCAAGAATGTCTGAAAGTTCCTGCTCTGTTGGCGGCGTTTCCAAGTAGCGTATAATTTCTGGCTCTATACCCCGCTCTGTCAGCAACTCAAGAGTCTGGCGGGATTTTGAACAACGGGGGTTGTGGAAAATCTGGATGGGTTCTGTCATCTTCGTGCCTGTTTGTTGAAATGGATGCTGCAACTATTGGTGTTGTGGTCCGCAGTCTAACAGGAGGTTTTCTCGTGCAGAACCCTGTCATCCCTCGGTTACCCCGGAGGGCAGCCATTGCAGGTGCGTTGGTTTTGATGGCTTTACTGGTGGGTTGTCAGAAGGTTGAACTGGAACGGGCTGAAGGCCCGAAACTCGCATGGGATGACCTGCGCGGTCAGTGGGTGCTGGTTAACTACTGGGCGGAATGGTGCAAACCCTGCCTCGAGGAAATTCCGGAGCTTAACGAGCTCGACAAGGCGCCGGATATTACTGTACTCGGGGTAAATTTTGACGATGTGAGGGGCGACGCTTTGGTGGATCTCGGTAAGCGCATGGGCATTGATTACACCATGCTTGCTCAGGACCCGGGGCCGGAATTTGACTGGCAACTCCCGGTTGCGTTGCCAGCTACCTTCATCGTGAACCCTGACGGGGACCTTATGGAGGCTCGCTTTGGTCCGCAGACGGAAGAAGATATACGGGCATTGATTGGCGGCTGAATGCCGCGGGCTCTTTCAAGCACTCTCTTTCAGCCCCCTAACGAATATACATGCAGGAACGACCTGACGTTATGTCGCAGACTTTTGTACACCTTCGCGTGCACTCCGAATATTCCATGGTGGACGGCCTTGTTCGTGTTAAACCGCTGGTCAAACGCGTTGTGGAACTGGGAATGCCGGCCGTGGGCCTTACAGAGCAGTCCAACATGTTCTCGCTGGTTCGGTTTTATAAGGCGACAACCGGCGCAGGTGTAAAGCCTGTCATTGGCGCGGATCTCTGGTTGGAGAACCCGGACGAACCGGAAAACCCGTTCCGGCTGACGCTGCTGGCCCGGGATAATGACGGTTACCTCAACCTCACAGAGATAGTTTCCCTTGGGTATACCGAAGGACAACGCTACGGCAAGCCGATTGTGCAGCGCCGGTGGCTGGAAAGCAGGCCTGGCGGCCTGATTGCCATGTCTGGCGCCAAAATGGGCGACGTGTGCAAGGCATTGCTGGCGGGCAAGCCTGAGCTGGCAAAAGCCCGGGCCGAGTACTGGATGAACCTGTATCCGGATTCTTACTACCTTGAGCTACAGCGAACCGGCCGCCCGGGAGATGAGGACTGCCTGCACATGAGCGTTGAGCTTGCGGAGAGTCTCGGGCTCCCCGTGGTTGCCACCAATGACGTCCACTTTCTTGAGGCCGACGACTTCGAAGCCCATGAGGCCCGGGTCTGCATCGGGGAAAGCCGGGCGCTGGACGATCCACGCCGTGATCGTCGTTTCAGCGATCAGCAATACCTCCGCAGCGCGGAGGAGATGATCGAATTATTCAGTGATATTCCTGAAGCTGTTCAGAACACCGTAGAGATAGCGCGGCGCTGCTCGGTGACCGTGCGTATGGGTGAGTACTTCCTGCCCAATTACCCTGTGCCCGAAGGCATGACCATGGACGACTACTTCCGCCAGGTATCGGAGGAAGGGTTAGAAGGTCGCCTGGCAAAAACTCTTCCCAAGGACGATCCCGATTACGACAGCAAGCGCGAAGCCTATTATAAGCGGCTGAATTTTGAGCTGGACATCATCATTCAGATGGGATTCCCCGGCTACTTCCTGATCGTAATGGACTTCATCAAGTGGGCCAAGAACAACGGCGTGCCGGTGGGGCCGGGTCGTGGTTCCGGTGCCGGCTCGCTGGTAGCCTATTCCCAGCTCATTACGGATCTGGATCCGCTGGAGTACGATCTTCTGTTCGAGCGCTTCCTGAACCCTGAGCGGGTATCCATGCCCGACTTTGACGTCGACTTCTGCATGGAAGGGCGGGATCGCGTTATTGCATATGTCGCCGAAAAGTACGGCCGGGAAGCGGTTTCCCAGATCATTACCTTCGGAACCATGGCCGCCAAAGCTGTGGTGCGGGACGTTGCCCGGGTCCAGGGCAAGTCCTACGGTCTTGCAGACAAACTGTCCAAAATGATTCCCTTCGAAGTGGGGATAACGCTGAGCAACGCCATTGAGCAGGAACCAGCGCTCAAGGAGTTCCTGGCGCAGGATGAAGAAGCCCAGGAAATCTGGGAAATGGCTCTAAAGCTTGAGGGTGTTTGCCGGAACGCCGGTAAACACGCTGGTGGTGTGGTCATTGCGCCTACCAAAATAACCGATTTCTCGCCGCTGTACTGCGATGATGAAGGCGGTAGCCTTGTTACCCAGTTCGACAAAAATGATGTGGAAGATGCGGGGCTGGTGAAGTTCGACTTTCTTGGCCTACGAACGCTGACCATCATCGACTGGGCGCTGAAAATGATTAACCCGCGGCGGGAAAGTCGCGGCTTGGCGCCGCTGGACATCAGCGAAATTCCGCTGGCTGACCCGGCCTCATTCGTGATGCTCAAAAAGGCTGAAACCACCGCCGTATTCCAGCTCGAATCCCGCGGCATGAAAGACCTGATCCGCCGTCTGCAGCCGGACTCCCTGGAAGACATGATCGCCCTGGTGGCCCTGTTTCGCCCCGGGCCCCTGCAGTCGGGCATGGTTGATGACTTTATCGATCGGAAGCATGGCAAACAGCCGATATCCTACCCGCATCCGGATTACCAGTACGATGGCCTGAAACCGGTTCTGGGGCCCACCTATGGGGTTATCCTCTACCAAGAGCAGGTTATGAAGATTGCTCAGGTGATGGCTGGCTATACCCTGGGCAATGCGGACATGCTCCGGCGGGCCATGGGTAAGAAAAAACCTGAAGAAATGGCCAAACAGAAGCAGTTTTTCCTGGATGGCTGTGAGAATAACGGGATCAACAAAACGCTTGCGGAAAATATCTTCGACCTGGTGGAGAAGTTCGCGGGTTACGGCTTCAACAAATCCCACTCTGCCGCTTACGCACTGGTGTCCTATCAGACTCTGTGGCTGAAGGCGCACTACACCGCCGAGTTCATGGCTGCGGTACTGACCGCGGATATGCAGAACACGGACAAAGTAGTCACGCTGGTGGAGGAGTGCCGCAACCTTAAGCTGGACCTGGTGTTGCCAGATGTAAGCCGGTCGGAATATACCTTTACCGTTAACGATGAAGGCCAGGTTGTGTACGGCCTTGGCGCGATTAAGGGGTTGGGTGAAGGCCCGATTCAGGCCATCGTGGAAGGCCGTGTCAGCGGTGAGCCCTACCGAGATATTTTCGACTTCTGCCGCAAAGTTGATCTCAAAAAAATCAACAAGCGGGCCATGGAAGCCCTTATCCGTTCCGGCGCCATGGACAAGCTCGGTGCCAGCCGCGCCCAGCTTATGGGAAGTATTGCAAAAGCAGTTCAGCAGGCAGGTCAGCAGTCGCGTAATGAATCCGTGGGCATGACTGATATGTTTGGCGAAATGCTGGAAGCCAGTGACGGTGGAGACCCCTACGCAGACGTAGCCGATGTGCGGGAATGGCCTGAGAAACAACGCCTGAAAGGTGAAAAAGACACCCTGGGGTTGTATCTGACAGGGCACCCGTTTGATGAATACGAGCGGGAAGTCCGGCGTTTTGTACGCTCACCCATTTCCGATCTCAAGCCCGGCAAATCACCGCAACGGGTTGCCGGATTGGTGGTTGCACAGCGAACCATGAAAACGCGCACGGGTTCCACCATGTGCTTCATTACACTGGATGACCGGAGCGCGCGAATTGAAGCCACACTGTTTTCCGAAGCTTTCTTCGAGAACCGGGAGCTACTGCAATCAGATCAGGTAATTGTGGTTGAAGGCCAAGTGAGCCACGATGATTACTCCGGGCAAATGAAAATGCGTGTTAGCTCGGTAATGGATGTGCCTGGAGCCCGAAAACAGTTCAGCAAAGGCCTGAAACTGAACCTGCACGCTGACCAGCTGCAGAATGGCCTGCTGGATAAGATCGACAGCACGCTAAGGCCGTTTCGCTGCGAGGGCAGTCCCGTATGGATCGAATACAGCAGCCAGGAAGCCAGCACCCGGATTGAACTCGGAGAAGCCTGGCGGGTGCAGCCGGACGACAATCTGCTGCTGGAGTTGAGATACCTGATGGGCGACCAGTGCGTGGAACTGGTCTATGATTAATTGACGAAGGCAAAGTGTTGCATGGTAGATTAAATATTTGTCAGATTACGGACTCATACCAATGTCCGCTTTAGCCATGAACCGGGCGCTGCTATCTTTGTCCCAAATTCTGTGTTGGCGGAGTGTTGTCCCGCCTGGCAACAAATGATGGAACATCATGAACCCTAATTATCTGGATTTCGAACAGCCGATTGCCGACCTTGAAGCCAAGATTGAAGAGCTTCGTATGGTGGGCAACGACACCGACATCAACATTTCTGATGAAATTACCCGGCTGAAAAAGAAAAGTGTCAGCCTGACCGAAAGTATATTCTCGGATCTGCATCCCTGGGACGTTGCCCGGCTTGCGCGGCACCCTCGGCGCCCCTATACGCTGGATTACATCGAAATGATTTTTGAAGATTTCGATGAGCTTCACGGTGATCGTCGATATGCAGACGACCAGGCCATTGTGGGCGGCACCGCGCGGTTGAACGACAGGCCCGTGATGATTATCGGCCACCAGAAAGGCCGCGAAGTGCGGGATAAGGTCAAGCGCAATTTTGGCATGCCGCGCCCGGAAGGTTATCGTAAGGCCCTGCGTCTGATGGAAATGGCAGAGCGCTTCAGAATGCCCATTCTCACGTTTATAGACACCCCGGGCGCCTATCCCGGCATCGGTGCAGAAGAACGCGGTCAGAGTGAGGCTATTGCCTTCAATCTGGCGGTCATGTCACGGCTCAAGACGCCGATCATTTCTACCGTAATCGGTGAAGGTGGTTCGGGCGGTGCACTGGCCATAGGCGTATGCGACCAGTTAAATATGCTGCAGTATTCGACCTATGCGGTCATATCGCCGGAAGGTTGCGCGTCCATTCTCTGGAAAAGTGCCGAGTACGCTTCTCTGGCGGCTGAGGCCATGGGTGTGACTGCGGACCGTCTGAAGGATCTCGGGCTGGCTGACAACGTCATTTCCGAGTCTCTTGGTGGTGCCCACCGCAACCCCGAAAAAACGTCTGAAGCCTTGCGTGAAACTCTTGCAAACGGTCTGGCAGAGCTCAGTCGCCTGCCTCTGGATGAGCTGGTATCCCGGCGGTATGAGCGGTTAACCCGCTATGATACCGGGCGCTAAGCCCGCACCAGGGTATGCCTTTCCGGAGGCTTTGAGTGCGCCGGTGAAGGCCATTTCTGGCTACCGGCGGCTTTGGGTTGCACTCAGCGGCGGTCTGGATTCTACCCTTCTTCTGCACCTTGCCGCGCTCTGCCATCCGGGAGTGCGGGCGGTGCATATCAATCATCAGCTTCAGGCCAATGCCGGCGAGACGGAAGACTTCTGCCGCGAATTGTGTGCCGGGTTGGCGGTGCCTCTTGTGGTTCAGCCGGTGTCGGTCAAACGGGGTGCTGGCCCAGGTGAAGGCCTTGAGGAAGGTGCCCGCAAGGCTCGTTATAAGGCCTTTGAAGCGCTTCTTGAGTCTGGCGATATTCTGCTGATGGCCCATCACAGTGATGATCAGGCCGAAACCGTTCTTTTCCGCATGTTCCGTGGTAGCGGTGTTGCCGGCCTTGCCGGTATGCCCGAAAGCCGCCCGCTGGGTGCTGGCCGCCTTGCCCGGCCATTACTATGCTTTGAGCGATCGGAGCTTGAGCACTATGCTCATCGAGCAGGGCTTTCATGGGTTGATGATCCCAGCAATTCAGATCAGCGGTTTGATCGCAACTTCCTCCGTCTCAGTATTCTGCCGGCGCTCAAAGGGCGCTGGCCTGGCCTGAATCAGCGCTTGCGATACAGTGCGGGCGCCTGTTCGGAAAGCGATTTTCTGAACCAGCAGCTGGCGGAATTGCAGTGGCAGGTCTTGGGGGCACATAGACGTCGTCTGCCGGTCGCAGGGCTGAGTGCGCTTTCTCTT is part of the Marinobacter antarcticus genome and harbors:
- the accA gene encoding acetyl-CoA carboxylase carboxyl transferase subunit alpha, producing MNPNYLDFEQPIADLEAKIEELRMVGNDTDINISDEITRLKKKSVSLTESIFSDLHPWDVARLARHPRRPYTLDYIEMIFEDFDELHGDRRYADDQAIVGGTARLNDRPVMIIGHQKGREVRDKVKRNFGMPRPEGYRKALRLMEMAERFRMPILTFIDTPGAYPGIGAEERGQSEAIAFNLAVMSRLKTPIISTVIGEGGSGGALAIGVCDQLNMLQYSTYAVISPEGCASILWKSAEYASLAAEAMGVTADRLKDLGLADNVISESLGGAHRNPEKTSEALRETLANGLAELSRLPLDELVSRRYERLTRYDTGR
- the arsC gene encoding arsenate reductase (glutaredoxin) (This arsenate reductase requires both glutathione and glutaredoxin to convert arsenate to arsenite, after which the efflux transporter formed by ArsA and ArsB can extrude the arsenite from the cell, providing resistance.); amino-acid sequence: MTEPIQIFHNPRCSKSRQTLELLTERGIEPEIIRYLETPPTEQELSDILETLGRQPRELMRIGENEYKELGLDNPDLSRAQLIAAMVATPKLIERPIVLANGKAALGRPPENVLTIL
- the tilS gene encoding tRNA lysidine(34) synthetase TilS; the protein is MIPGAKPAPGYAFPEALSAPVKAISGYRRLWVALSGGLDSTLLLHLAALCHPGVRAVHINHQLQANAGETEDFCRELCAGLAVPLVVQPVSVKRGAGPGEGLEEGARKARYKAFEALLESGDILLMAHHSDDQAETVLFRMFRGSGVAGLAGMPESRPLGAGRLARPLLCFERSELEHYAHRAGLSWVDDPSNSDQRFDRNFLRLSILPALKGRWPGLNQRLRYSAGACSESDFLNQQLAELQWQVLGAHRRRLPVAGLSALSLAEQKNLLRWWIRRSGYQPPSISNWSQILHDLLQAAEDRSPELRADGFSLRRFQGELHLVSEMDALPEEPVTLEPGETVDWGEWTIRLIPGSTAKTDVPPIRICTRQGGERIRFYASGPSKLLKKWLQEKAVPPWQRGRLPLIFGDVEGEKDLIAIGDLWCSERYCGSAPAAGWRLIVERDCD
- a CDS encoding DUF3080 domain-containing protein; this encodes MSGTSLARLLISGAIVFLLAGCNPFSDARPMMDEYVERVGRVLDLEPELSEIPAAELMPRRRNRVLQMPDLELGMLDFLSLYGCELQYVVGEKNSVMGKVMQPLNRLRYEVRFIRTAGECLETVDEEKLKALLREAIASKRESLPIAIWNATWGVEEVETLFTQAKGEYPVEAKDPLSDLARDVRQLNKAVGALLEQSLDVDLVFWGKVHQRWQAEYLAGQLINSARLVTTRLGDAARLIRQRLEGRPLCLNGKPNSQSDIVQGMFFSIYIGKIQPYLADLRRARTDLIEPLSELAVMQAGSMPEQFEGWYQSVLALEGNKSVWASLDKAIETHTKGWQALLEQCGLRPGA
- the wrbA gene encoding NAD(P)H:quinone oxidoreductase; this translates as MPEQQPYILILYYSRNGQTAEMASQIGRGVARVTGIEAKLRSVPVVSPDTEVSLPQVPDAGAPYASKSDLANCAGLAIGSPTRFGNMAAPLKHFLDTTGDLWLSGALVGKPAGAFTSTGSLHGGQETTLLTMMMPLFHHGMVLCGLPYTDQNLSKTATGGTPYGPSHWAGTAEQQPLSKHEKALCQLFGERLAKLALRLAD
- a CDS encoding DUF2069 domain-containing protein gives rise to the protein MLHNPKARHTARATQFLYLAVLAALLITTFYPAPVEGVSIVLILSVKLIPLLALAIPVFRGNNRGYIWLAFVVIFYFTQGVVSAWLSEGAPGPVVVTLLTFLLFTMAMVHLKVNRPVTG
- the dnaE gene encoding DNA polymerase III subunit alpha — its product is MSQTFVHLRVHSEYSMVDGLVRVKPLVKRVVELGMPAVGLTEQSNMFSLVRFYKATTGAGVKPVIGADLWLENPDEPENPFRLTLLARDNDGYLNLTEIVSLGYTEGQRYGKPIVQRRWLESRPGGLIAMSGAKMGDVCKALLAGKPELAKARAEYWMNLYPDSYYLELQRTGRPGDEDCLHMSVELAESLGLPVVATNDVHFLEADDFEAHEARVCIGESRALDDPRRDRRFSDQQYLRSAEEMIELFSDIPEAVQNTVEIARRCSVTVRMGEYFLPNYPVPEGMTMDDYFRQVSEEGLEGRLAKTLPKDDPDYDSKREAYYKRLNFELDIIIQMGFPGYFLIVMDFIKWAKNNGVPVGPGRGSGAGSLVAYSQLITDLDPLEYDLLFERFLNPERVSMPDFDVDFCMEGRDRVIAYVAEKYGREAVSQIITFGTMAAKAVVRDVARVQGKSYGLADKLSKMIPFEVGITLSNAIEQEPALKEFLAQDEEAQEIWEMALKLEGVCRNAGKHAGGVVIAPTKITDFSPLYCDDEGGSLVTQFDKNDVEDAGLVKFDFLGLRTLTIIDWALKMINPRRESRGLAPLDISEIPLADPASFVMLKKAETTAVFQLESRGMKDLIRRLQPDSLEDMIALVALFRPGPLQSGMVDDFIDRKHGKQPISYPHPDYQYDGLKPVLGPTYGVILYQEQVMKIAQVMAGYTLGNADMLRRAMGKKKPEEMAKQKQFFLDGCENNGINKTLAENIFDLVEKFAGYGFNKSHSAAYALVSYQTLWLKAHYTAEFMAAVLTADMQNTDKVVTLVEECRNLKLDLVLPDVSRSEYTFTVNDEGQVVYGLGAIKGLGEGPIQAIVEGRVSGEPYRDIFDFCRKVDLKKINKRAMEALIRSGAMDKLGASRAQLMGSIAKAVQQAGQQSRNESVGMTDMFGEMLEASDGGDPYADVADVREWPEKQRLKGEKDTLGLYLTGHPFDEYEREVRRFVRSPISDLKPGKSPQRVAGLVVAQRTMKTRTGSTMCFITLDDRSARIEATLFSEAFFENRELLQSDQVIVVEGQVSHDDYSGQMKMRVSSVMDVPGARKQFSKGLKLNLHADQLQNGLLDKIDSTLRPFRCEGSPVWIEYSSQEASTRIELGEAWRVQPDDNLLLELRYLMGDQCVELVYD
- a CDS encoding GspE/PulE family protein, which codes for MPESDKTAQPSRPPAPPRSTLTLRDICTALISDGEISQDNAERVLSANLGVASNRAAKRHPLELVAIAALTSEKSGKTLDLDRLTQWLADWADQPYYHIDPLKIDTPAIARVMSYAFAQRHGILAVEIGQEEILVASAEPFKKDWEGNLRQAVRKDIRRVVANPEDIRRYSVEFYQLANSVNKASGGQTSGNSAGHQNLEQLLDLGASDSADANDQHVVRIVDWLLQYAFDQRASDIHIEPRRTLTHIRFRIDGVLHSVYEFPEHVGMAITSRLKILGRLNVAEKRRPQDGRLKTRKPDNREVELRLATMPTAFGEKMVMRIFDPDVLLKSYEQLGFSREDRERWQEATSKPHGIVLVTGPTGSGKTTTLYSTLKQIASTELNVCTIEDPIEMVEPAFNQMQVQTNIDLTFATGVRALLRQDPDIIMIGEIRDRETAEMAVQAALTGHLVLSTLHTNDAPSALTRMMELGIPPYLIRATILGVMAQRLVRTLCPHCKAPAPVDIQAWQTLTKPWKAPPPKQFHQPVGCLECRNTGYLGRAGVYEIMTLSGALTSQITDHCELEQLRLDAYREGMKSLRLSGAQKVASGLTTVEEILRVTPESQR
- a CDS encoding TlpA family protein disulfide reductase codes for the protein MALLVGCQKVELERAEGPKLAWDDLRGQWVLVNYWAEWCKPCLEEIPELNELDKAPDITVLGVNFDDVRGDALVDLGKRMGIDYTMLAQDPGPEFDWQLPVALPATFIVNPDGDLMEARFGPQTEEDIRALIGG
- the mtnC gene encoding acireductone synthase, whose product is MIRVILTDIEGTTSSISFVHDVLFPYAAEHLPAFVREQQETPEVSEQLDLVAEESGTDRGDVEALIKTLQAWIREDRKATPLKALQGMVWEQGYQQGELKGHIYEDAAQYLQYWHDRGLRLYVYSSGSVKAQKLIFGFTTEGDFTPFFSGYFDTRIGGKKEPEAYRNILSELGVDAGTLLFLSDVEAELEAAEAAGIKTAWLIRDGELPETERFVARNFAEVDALLQKR